A window from Setaria italica strain Yugu1 chromosome VIII, Setaria_italica_v2.0, whole genome shotgun sequence encodes these proteins:
- the LOC101768901 gene encoding laccase-15-like: MASMESRSLPMAAATSMSVAIAIVFLINTAAPVGDAASVEHTFIVNQTKMTRLCKETQVTVVNGQLPGPTIEITEGDTVTVHVINRSPYNMTIHWHGVKQFRNCWADGVPMLTQCPILPNKNFTYQFNVVGQEGTLWWHAHVPGLRATVHGAFIIRPRHGAESYPFPQPHKEIPVIIGDWWEKDLAEMARNMTKSIFLSYASASTINGLVGDLFNCSGVWFMHCHYEFHLSMGMAAVFIVENGPTMDTSLLPPPVNFPTCSHDNSLIQTI; encoded by the exons ATGGCGAGCATGGAGAGCCGAAGCCTCCCCATGGCAGCAGCCACCTCCATGTCGGTAGCTATCGCCATTGTCTTCCTGATCAACACAGCCGCACCAGTGGGAGACGCGGCATCCGTCGAGCACACGTTCATT GTGAATCAGACGAAGATGACGCGCCTGTGCAAGGAGACACAGGTCACCGTGGTGAACGGGCAGCTCCCAGGGCCAACCATTGAGATCACAGAAGGAGACACGGTGACTGTTCATGTCATCAACAGGTCACCTTACAACATGACAATCCACTG GCACGGAGTGAAGCAGTTTCGGAACTGCTGGGCTGATGGGGTGCCAATGCTCACCCAATGCCCTATCCTGCCGAACAAAAATTTCACCTACCAGTTCAATGTCGTTGGGCAGGAAGGCACCCTGTGGTGGCATGCTCACGTCCCCGGACTACGGGCAACTGTCCATGGCGCATTCATTATTCGGCCAAGGCATGGAGCTGAGTCATATCCATTTCCTCAGCCTCATAAGGAGATCCCAGTTATTATAG GGGACTGGTGGGAGAAGGACCTTGCAGAGATGGCCAGGAATATGACGAAGAGCATCTTTCTGTCTTATGCTAGTGCATCCACAATCAATGGCTTGGTCGGAGATCTCTTCAATTGCTCAG GTGTTTGGTTCATGCACTGCCACTATGAGTTTCATCTTTCGATGGGCATGGCGGCAGTGTTCATAGTAGAGAATGGGCCAACAATGGACACATCTCTCCTTCCACCACCTGTGAACTTTCCAACTTGTAGCCATGACAATAGTCTCATCCAAACTATATGA